The segment TCAACCCTCAGAAGGCTGCTTTCCTTCACTTGtgctctccttcttccttcccgcCTTTGCTCCCTTATGCTTGTTTTTCATCAGGATCAAAAGCTGTTGTCCATGTTCCTTCCCCTACGCCAGGCTCATCTGGCTGCTCTCACcgtcctctctttccctcctgctTCCTGGACACCCCACGTCACTCTCTAAGGAAGCAGCAAGGAAAGCCTGAAACCAAATGAAGTTGACTGCAGGAAGGGTCATAATCCAAGAGGTTTGGGGGAGATGGGAGATTACGGATGGAGCCCCCTTCTGGTTGTGTTGAGTGTGGTGGTTTTGCCTTACTGAGAAGGTACTGCTCAATTATctcttaagtgaaaaaaagtagGATTCCAAATAATCCAGAGGTGCAGGCAATACTGAAACAACTTATTGTGAGACATGTTAGGAAAGGGATCCTGGAGTCAATTCAGAGAACCACAAAATGTCGGCCctgaaaagtctttaaaaacGTATAGtcaggggctggcacagtggtgcagcagttaagttcgcacataccacttcttggcggcccagggttcgccagttcgaatcctaggtttggacatggcactgcttggcacaccatgctgtggtaggcatcccacatataaagtagaggaagatgggcacggatgttagctcagggccaggcttcctcggcaaaaaaagaggaggactggcagtagttagctcagggctaatcttcctcaaagaaaaaaaaaaagaattataaaaaaaaCAACATATAGTGAAGCGGTTTCTAAAACAGGCAAATCAGAAGAACCTGATTACCTAGAGAGTAACACCTGAGTAATATCTTAGTTTTTCTTAAACGAATACATATGTGATAAAAGGCATAAAACAAACGTAAACCTTCCGTTCCAGACCCCACTCCCATTTCCCAAAAATAACCCCCATCAAGTTTCTTGTATATCCTTCCAAAATCGTTGCACACAAATACATTTATagccaaaaagcaaaaacagcaacaaaacaatCTGGGAGCACTCCTACACCCTAttctgtattttgctttttcagaTGTAACCAAATGTCTGGGAGTAGTAGTATTGTCAGGACTCTTTggttgtaagcaacagaaaccGATCTGCTTCACCAGCATAAAGGAGTTTTATAGGAAGGATAAGGATTGAAGGGAAGATTGAAGAACCATCAGGCTTGAGAAAGAGAGGAACAAGGAAACTCCAGGAGCTCTTAGTGGGTGGAAATCCTTAGAAAGCCTTGCCCCAAACCTCCTACACTTCTTCTATCATCACTCTACTCAAGATTCAAAACCCAGAGAAGTTTAGGCTCTGATGCCCCCTCCCActggggaggtgggagaagtTGAAAAGATCTTCCAGAGACCCTCTCAACTTACCTATTAGGGGGCCAAGTATTTGGATATGATACCCTGCCCTCCCAGACTGCCCACGACGAGGGAGAGGCCAGTCCACAGGAGAAATGGGATACTGTTAGGAAATGGGAACGGATGTCAGcagccaaaaaatgaaaaacacccaCCACTGAGATTCTGGGACGTGGAGACCTACCTCACTGCATTTAATTGCACAGTCTTCCacaatttatttagccattccTAATGATGGATAACTGAATtggttaagaaaaaagagaagagaggcctCTGAGGACAAGCTAAAAAGAATAATTCTTGAGGCTGTAAATGGCCATGCCTCGCTCTCATTCAGCAACCTCACTTTGACATAAAAACCTTGTATCTTGCCTGAGCATATGGTCAATGTTCAGTAAACATGTATTCAGTTAGCGAACAATTTTGCGTTGAAGAGGACTCAACCTCTTTTTCTCGGGATCACTCTGGTGGAACGATAGCTCTAGCACTGAGAATAAGTACTCTCCTAGCACCATCTGCTGGCATTGGAAAACCCTGCCTGATTCCTGGCCTCCAAGTCCCTTTCAGCCAGGAGTATTGTTGATACCCCTGAAATTTCTCCTCTCCTCAATAATTTCAGTACCACAGAACATACCTTTTATCTGTAGACTGGGGGAGTTAcaaaatattacttatttttcttccttgtttactATCTAATGGATGTTTTACACTTTGGTGATGCTTCTGTTTTTGCCTCTTTACAAAGACACATGGTGAGATGCTGAAAGAGTGGATGAGAATGAGCCTCCCACCACTGTCTGTGACTCTGAAGACTGTGTTGTCCTTTGAGCTCTGTGCATTGTGGCACTGTCTCTGGTTGGACTAGTTACACAGCAACTACCAGAATGATGCCTTGAGCTTAGATAGTTCACAAGCCCCTGCAGGTGCCCATTGTTATGATAGGTGTTGCAGAAGATAGAGAGAATATGAGACAAATTGCCCGCCTTCAGAGCACCCAATCTAAGTAGGGAAATAAGAAGCCAAACAGTACAGGAGAAAGTCTGTAGTGAAGTCTGTTAAGTGCCGACTGTCAAATAACGACATTGCCCTGGAccttaagataaataaatatatacatatattaagctaaacatttggcaatgcctggagatatttttctttgtcacgACTGGAGTgggggtgcttctggcatgtagTGAGTAGAAGCctgagatgctgctaaacatcctacaatgcacaggactgcaacccataacaaagaattatctagcccaAAATGCCAATActgccaagattgagaaacctGTGCTAGACTCTTAGGAACAGTGATGCACAAGGCAGGCACGGTCCCTGCTCTCTTAGTATCACGGGGAAGTTATTTTATTGCGTGCCAaaggaattcagagaaaggaaagagactaCTCTAGAGCCTTGCTAGGCAAAATGTGGTCCATAGAACCGAAGAATCGGCATCACTttgaattatattaaaaatgcaaaacatcGACCCCCCAGACCCCCTCCCCTTCTTgaataaaaatctgcattttaacaagatcctcggGTGACTCCTATGCACATTCATACTTGAGACGCGCTGTTCTAGAGGCTTCCAGAAAAGACGGGACTTGagatgtttttcattgttttatgaagaccaggagagaaggaagcatgTTCCAGGTGGTGAGAGCTATGACGGAAGGTTCTGAGATGGCAAGGAGGAATTTCTAGTTTTCGGTCTACCACTAATAACTAACATAGTGTTGGCTGCTTAGTCAAACACTGTGCTAAGCGCTTTATATGGAGTATCTCATACAATCCTCATAACGCTGTTAGGTAAGGACCATTACTACACCTTTTTATGGGTAAAGGGAACCAAGCTACAGAcgggttaaataacttgctcagggACCCACGGAGGGAGCCAGGCAGACGGAATCGGAGCTGCATGCTTTACCATCCTAAACGGTCCACAAACACCTCCACTCACACGTGAAAGCCACAACTGGAGCCCCCAGACCTCTCAACCAAGCTAGAACACGACCCGAGACTGCGTCTGTCCCTGGATGAGGGGGGCACAGCCGAGCAGAAGCCGGAAGAGCGGCGCTCACCAACGCCGGAAGTCGCAGTGCGTTGTGGGAAGCAGTTCCTTGTTTATAGTCTAGCCACCAGTATTTTGAGACTATAGCTTAAGTGAAAAGGGCTGGATTTTGAAGATGATACAGGTTCTGAAATGCTTGGAAGCAGTGCGAGGAAAGCTCTGTGCAGCTTTTGTAGGGATCAGGGTTAACAAAACCTCAGCGGTTCACTGCTGCTAAGAGGCTGCGGGCTGTCTGCGTCCGCCGGCCGTGAGCTAGATTAGACATCTCTATGGTCAAATAAACATAGAGCGGTTCCTCTCGGCCCCACGGGGTGGAGCTGCGCATGAGCGGTAGCCGCAGCAGCGGAAAGATGGCGGAGGAAGAGTGAGTGTTTGGGGCTTTGAATCTTTGGAAGTGGGGTCTTGAGCATCCAGTCCCATCCACGGTGCTCGTTCCTCGGTGGCAGAAAATAAGGGTACTTGTGAACTGGAGGCAGAGGATAGAAAAGGCTTCAGATGacagagggtggggtggggagccgGAGGGTTGAGGGGACGGGTGGGCGGGTGGAGGGGGCCGCCATCAAGTTCGGGTTACGTCGAGGGGCGAGGGTTGACTCTTATCCTGGAGAGTGCCAGATTTGGGTTCTCCCAGCCTGACTTAATATTCCGCCCGCAGGTGGGTCTGCACCCGCTGCATCCCCGCAGGATTTTAGTAGAATCATATCGCTGCTGGTGTGCTAGTGTTTATAAAAGGCTGTAGCACAGTAGCTGCTGACGTATACGAGAACCAGATGCCGGGAGGTTGAGCACTTTTTAAGGCTTTGGCGACGAGTGAATGGTACGGGTCCATTTTGAGGACTAGAGTCAGAAACCACAGGTTTCAGGGGAGTCTCAGTCCTTAGGAATTTGAAGACAGTAGTGTTTCCCGAAGCCCAGGAAATGGTTTGGAAATTCATTGAAGATTTGTTTCCTAAATCTTATCGCTGATCTCAATTTTCTGTAtcaggcaaagaaaaaagatccCTTTGGTTCCAGAAAATCTCCTGAAAAAGAGGAAGGCTTATCAGGCCCTCAAAGCCACCCAGGCAAAGCAGGCGCTTCTGGAAAAGAGGAAGGTAATGGTGGGGAACCGGGAGGAAGGGGTTCGAATTGGAATTCGGTGAGTTTTATCCAGCACATGTTGAACTggacttgctttttttccccaaatccccccccaccccctgtacatagttgtgtgtatatatatattgggttttttttggttgtgggtccttgtagctgtggcatgtgtgacgccgcctcagcatggcctgatgagcggtgccatgtccacacccaggttccCAACCagctgaaaccctgggcggctgaagcagaacgcgcgaacctaaccacttgaccacagggccagccccacatttagCACATCTTTATCAGACACTTTTTGCAGGCAAAATTCTGCAGTAAAGTTGGTTAAGGAAAAAGTGAAATGGTGGTGGTTCTTTCAGGTTCATACCAAGTAATTTGAGAGAGCAGACATACTTGTGAACCTAGAAgaacacatacatatttttttaaatgtgccaATTTTTACTGCTTGCTAAAATGTTTTTGGAGAAAAGTAcataatttgtaaaaaaaaagttgtgaaagtattttggaggcagaaaacaaaacaagctcCTGCCTGATTTGTGCTTTATGATGCCCAATACAATGCTAGGTTCCATAAAGACTTGTTGGGAAACATTGGTTGACAGCGTGTGAACtcatttttgcttgtttatttaacAGGGACTTTGCCCGGTAGTTCCCAGGTTTTCCCAGTCCCCCTTTACTTGGGTATCTCACTTTTCCTTGTCTAAGAATAGAGGTACTTGCTCCCCTTTGCAGAACGCGGGGAAGGAAGCTCTGTCAGTAGTGATTTGTGAATCCCTGTCGTGGAAGTAAAGATGAATAGAGGCACAAAATGGTGATGATGGTCTGCCTTCTCTGTAGCAGAAGAAGGGGAAAGAGCTCAAATTTAAGCGACTGGAATGGTTCCTGCATGATTCCTGGCGGCAAAAACGTGACAGGGTGCGCCTCAGGCGACTAGAAGTGAAACCTCATGCCTTGGAAGTGCCAGATGAACATTCCTTAGCGTTTGTTGTACGCATCCAGAGGTGAGGAACTCGTGACGTTCTGTGAGGCTGGGGCACATTGTTGGTTCGGCTTTAGACCCAGTCTCTAGGGAGATGAGAAGACAGGAGGCCTTCAGCTACTAAGGCAAGTCGTGCTGGGAATTCAGGGTTGAGCACAACATAGTTCTTGTCTTGAAGGTTAAGGAAACTTACTTTAGGTAAATAGACATGAAAACGCACCAAGTGCTATGAGGGTCAAGTGCTGGATGTGAGGGACTGAGGAGACGGGTAGCAGAGGGGTGTGCACCCTGGTGGGGACACTTTGTAAAGCAGGCCCTTGAAGCTGAGACCTGCAAATGTGATAGGAATTAACTAGTGTTGGGGGACAGCTTTCCAGGCATAGATGCAAAGAGTCTTGACGTGAGGGAGTCAAGGCGTCTTTCTAGGAGCCGAACAAAGGGCGAGTGGGTGGATGGAGCATATTTGGTGCTGGGGAGCGTGCATAAAGTGTTTCCCACATTTAGGGGCACTTTCCTTACCTGTTCCTACCTACACGTACAATTTTGCCCTTTCTTGTTTCTCCTACCCAGTCACCCAAACCAGAAGCCTGTGGGGTTTTGAGTATTTATGAGCCCTCCTACCACTGCCCCTAATCTCTTTCCTGGAGTACCACATTAGCTTTCTGACTGAGTTTCCCTGCCTCTGGTGTCACCCTCTCAGATCGGTCATACATGCTTTCCTCAGTGATTGTCAAAAAGAAATCTGATCACGTCTCCTTTACTTAGGATCCTCCGTAGCTTTAACCTCCCACGGAAGCAAGTCCAGTTTCCTTAGCTTGACACGTATCGCCCCACCTCCCACGCAGGCGCGCACACCACAGATCCAGGGACCATCTCTGTTGCTGTAGCACCTCAGGCGTTGCTCCACGTTGTGTGGAAATGATCCCTTTGCATAGCTGCTTCCTGCTCGGCTGAGCTCTGTGAGGCGCGATCTGCGTCTGCTCTGTGGGTGCCTAGTAGTGGCAGGCGTTTCGTAGGTGCTTGCTGGGCTGACATAAACTGAACAGAACCTGACTTCCTGTGTTTCAGGATTAATGGGGTGAGTTTACTGGTGCAGAGTACCATTGCAAAGCTTCGCCTGAAGAAGATTTTCAGTGGTGTCTTTGTCAGAGTGACCCCTCACACCATGAAAATGCTGCGCACAGTGGAACCTTACGTGACCTGGGGGTGAGTACAgttttttgtgtctgtcttcaccTTAGATTGTATTTGAACGTGTTGGGAACAGCAGGGTGCACAGCATCCTGTCGTCCAGTGCTCATGTTGTTGTGTTGATGGAACGTTTTGCTGTGACCACAGTCACCAGAAATCAGCTGCCAGCCCTAAGAGCCTTGGAACATGGGGCAGGTAG is part of the Equus caballus isolate H_3958 breed thoroughbred chromosome 20, TB-T2T, whole genome shotgun sequence genome and harbors:
- the RPL7L1 gene encoding ribosomal protein uL30-like isoform X1, with the protein product MSGSRSSGKMAEEEQRKKIPLVPENLLKKRKAYQALKATQAKQALLEKRKKKGKELKFKRLEWFLHDSWRQKRDRVRLRRLEVKPHALEVPDEHSLAFVVRIQRINGVSLLVQSTIAKLRLKKIFSGVFVRVTPHTMKMLRTVEPYVTWGFPNLKSVRELILKRGQARVKNKTIPLTDNTVIEEHLGKFGVICLEDLIHEIAFPGKHFQMISGFLRPFQLSVARHATKNRVGFLKEVGSPGYRGERINQLIRQLN
- the RPL7L1 gene encoding ribosomal protein uL30-like isoform X2, with the translated sequence MSGSRSSGKMAEEEQRKKIPLVPENLLKKRKAYQALKATQAKQALLEKRKQKKGKELKFKRLEWFLHDSWRQKRDRVRLRRLEVKPHALEVPDEHSLAFVVRIQRINGVSLLVQSTIAKLRLKKIFSGVFVRVTPHTMKMLRTVEPYVTWGFPNLKSVRELILKRGQARVKNKTIPLTDNTVIEEHLGKFGVICLEDLIHEIAFPGKHFQMISGFLRPFQLSVARHATKNRVGFLKEVGSPGYRGERINQLIRQLN